Genomic DNA from uncultured Acetobacterium sp.:
GGGAAGCATCCCCGACATAGAATCAATACTGCGGACAGATTGTTTAAACCGAATGGATCTGGCTTCTCCATCTTCCATTTGAATGTTAAGCATCAGATTGCCATCTTCACCCACTTTTGCAGTTGCGGTATAAGTGGAGTGATCCCAATTATAATTTGTGCTTGGTTCAAATGTATCTTGAAGATCAATACGAATGGGTTTTGGCTTAACACTTTGGGTCCCGTCTTCCTGAGATACACTGGCTTGAGTAGAATGGGTTGAAGACAGCCTTAATGGCTCTCTTTCAACAAATTTTATTTCTATGGGAACAGTTTCGATCGTAATTAGTGATTCCATTTCTCCTCTTTTCCTCCTTTCAAAGTAATTATTTTGTTACAAACACTAACTATTTATACTATGACATATAATCAAACACAGATTGTTGCACCACACTTTGTCCCATTTGCAGGGCTGCCTGGTAAGCCACCTTTTGACTCTGGAAAGCGATATAGGTATAAGCTGCATCGACCCCTTCAACTGATGTTTGTCTTTCTTCCAGATTAAAATTCTGGGTTTCATATCGACTGGTCATAAATTCCAGATACTGAGTTTTAGCTCCGATTTCCGTAGTTGTTTGATAGGTTTTGAGACTATTGTCACTAAATAGACCATACAGTTTATCAACTTTGTCAAATGAATAATCACCATCTGACTTTTCAAATTCAGTCGCAATTCGACCTAACAAATCATAAAGATTATTCGAAACAGTTTCCCCTGGAATTACGGTTGAATTCGTTCCATTGCCGACAAAATTAATGCCTGCGGTAGAATAATTAAATACTGTATTCTGGTCAACTTCTTTTGTCGTATCATCAAATGATACTCCTAAGCCAATGTCTACATAAAGAGAATCACTTTTTAAGGCATCCACAATTGCTTTTTTTGCTGCTGTTTCTTCTGTTAAATCATCCAAATTATTCCCATTATACTGAAGTTTACCGCCTACAACCTCAAATGGTTTTTTGTTGTTGCTCCCCCCAAAAAGATACATGCCAGAAGTACTGGTATTAAGAGTCTCCAATAACTGGCTTTGAACAGTGCGAAGTTCAGTAGCAATAATTTTTCGTTCATTTATACTTTGGGTAGCATTCATGCCCTGTAAAATTTTATCTGTCGCTTCAGAAAGAGATGATTCCATTTGACCCAGGGTACTTTCAGAGTTAGTTAGAAAATCATCGGCATGTCTGATATTGTCCTGATATCCTTCTATCTTTGAGAGATTTCTTCTGATTTGGTATCCTCTAACCGCCGATGCAACGTCTTCTGAAGTACGGGAGTACTTTCTTCCGGTTGCTACCTGGGTATTGAGTTTATCTAGATCTGACGACAGTCCATTCAAATTGGTTGAATATTTTGAAGTCATCATTCTATATGTAATTCTCATTTTCTACACGTTCCTTCCTAATAATTCAATAAACTGCAAACAGATCACTAAACACCCATTCTATTGATAATATTATCTAAATTTTGGTCTAGTACATTAAAATACCGCATTGCTGCATTATATACTTTTTGGTAGGCAGACAGGTTAACACCTTCTTCATTTAATGAAACCCCAGCCACCGCATCTCTTGCATCTGAGATTGTCTGAAATACATTCGTCGCAGTTTTGGAGAAATTCGTATTTAATTCAACATCTGTCGCCACTTCACTGACAACGCCTGTCATATACTCATTAAAAGTACCGGTTAGAATTGTATTCCCCGAGCTATCCTTAAAATCAAGTTTATCACTCATTTTTTCGATCAGTCGAAGGACATTATCTGCACTGGCTGGGGTAGCTTTATAATCTGCCGTTGGAGGTGGATCTATTACAGGATTTCTTGTCGTATTAATATAAGAGGGGTTTTTTAACCAAGCAGTAGAAACCTGGAGATTCTTTGCGGTAATATTTGCTGTTGATGTTCCTGTTGAGTCAGTAAACAATGGTAATTCTGTCGTTGCACCAGTAATATCACTATTAATAGCATTTAATTCTTTTGCAAACTGTTTGGCAAAAACATCCATTTTTTTAGAGTAGTAGTAAATCCCTTTCGAATCACTCTCTCCAACTGTTGTATCTGCAAAGCTGCCTTTTCCATTGATCAGGTTGATATAACCTCGAAGTGAACCATCAATCACATTGCTGTTAATACCGGTCTTTTCTATGCCGGTGGTATCTACAATTTTCAGCTGCACGTTTAAAGGATCCGCTGAATCAAGACTCATTTCTGAATATTTATCATTATCAACCAAGACTATATCGTCACCGCCGGATTGATTCTTAATTTTAATGCTGTAATGGGGAATAGAGAGATTCTCCGAGATCACATCTGCCGGAGACATACTCA
This window encodes:
- the flgK gene encoding flagellar hook-associated protein FlgK, whose translation is MTATFLAYSVASRAMEASQASINIVGNNISNVNTEGYTRQRVDIVSVTTSGMVEKYATPKVSTGIGAKAIRTTQLRDPYIDARYRTQNAEDNRYTTMVKGLSNLEDVFDEASTEALQGELSSFVNDLQSLTQSPTSSDIAQVARSAAEKVTQVINMYATQLEEVRTEQTENLAVVVDSEFNTYVKNIASLNKQIQTEEIYGNTPNELYDQRNLLIDKLSGVANIEVSMSPADVISENLSIPHYSIKIKNQSGGDDIVLVDNDKYSEMSLDSADPLNVQLKIVDTTGIEKTGINSNVIDGSLRGYINLINGKGSFADTTVGESDSKGIYYYSKKMDVFAKQFAKELNAINSDITGATTELPLFTDSTGTSTANITAKNLQVSTAWLKNPSYINTTRNPVIDPPPTADYKATPASADNVLRLIEKMSDKLDFKDSSGNTILTGTFNEYMTGVVSEVATDVELNTNFSKTATNVFQTISDARDAVAGVSLNEEGVNLSAYQKVYNAAMRYFNVLDQNLDNIINRMGV
- the flgL gene encoding flagellar hook-associated protein FlgL, with protein sequence MRITYRMMTSKYSTNLNGLSSDLDKLNTQVATGRKYSRTSEDVASAVRGYQIRRNLSKIEGYQDNIRHADDFLTNSESTLGQMESSLSEATDKILQGMNATQSINERKIIATELRTVQSQLLETLNTSTSGMYLFGGSNNKKPFEVVGGKLQYNGNNLDDLTEETAAKKAIVDALKSDSLYVDIGLGVSFDDTTKEVDQNTVFNYSTAGINFVGNGTNSTVIPGETVSNNLYDLLGRIATEFEKSDGDYSFDKVDKLYGLFSDNSLKTYQTTTEIGAKTQYLEFMTSRYETQNFNLEERQTSVEGVDAAYTYIAFQSQKVAYQAALQMGQSVVQQSVFDYMS